DNA from Deltaproteobacteria bacterium:
CCCTTTCTCCCCGTCACATACCCTATCGGACGGGCGATCATGACCCTGTCCCGATCTGTTCATGAGATCGTTTGGGGATTGATATTCGTTTCGGCCGTCGGACTCGGGGCCTTTCCGGGAATCATAGCCGTGGGCATGCGTTCCATCGGGTTTATATCGAAACTCACCGCCGAGGCGATCGAGGACATCGATCCAGGGCCGGTGGAGGCAATAAAGGCGGTAGGTGGCAATTGGTTTCAGGTGGTCCTTTACGGGATTGTTCCCCAGATTCTCCCGGTCTTCATTGGTAACGCCATCTTTCAATGGGACATAAACATAAGAAGGGCGACGATCATGGGGCTTGTTGGGGCGGGAGGCCTGGGCCTCACCTTTCACAGGCAGTTGGTCATGTACAACTATCAAGGGGTCACGACCGTGATCATCGCCATTCTCTGTCTCATCGGATTCGGGGAGGTATGCTCCTACTATGCCCGGAAAGCCATCATCTGACCCTGTCGACTCGCACCGGGAAAAAGCCGAGAGGTGTTCACCTTGGAAAGCACCCAGATAATGAGCGGAGGTGGCCCTCAGAGAACCTGGAGCCGCTTCAAGTACCCCCAATCTCTCATCCGGTTCGGCATCTATCTCCTGATCGTGGTCTTTATAGGGTACTCAGTGGACTATCTCAATGTCCATCTGGGCCGCTTTACAACCATGTTTGGGAGGCTTTTGGACCTCTTCAGCCATCGATACTATCCGCCTGAAATCTCATATGTCTTGGAAAAAGACTATCTCGAATACGTCTTGGAGACGGTCAAGATGGCCTACCTGGGGGCGCTTTTTGGGATTGTCCTTTCAATTCCCATCTCCTGGTTTGCCTCATTCAATATGACCCCAAGCAGGCGGTTTCTCTACCCCCTCGGCAGATTCGCTATCATGCTTTCCCGGTCCGTCCATGAAATGATCTGGGCCATCCTGTTCGTGACGATTCTCGGCTTTGGTATGCTTCCCGGCGTGATGGCACTCACGTTGTTTTCACTGGGGTTTGCGGGGAAACTCTTTTCCGAGGAGATCGAGGCCATCAACAGGGGCCAGGTCGAGGCGATCAGGGCGACCGGTGCGAACCGGATCCAGGAGTTCATCTATGCCGTCTTGCCCCAGGTCAGAGTGGCCTGGACCGGCATCTCCATTTATACTTGGGATGCGGCCTTTCGTGCAGCCACGGTTGTTGGATTCTTTGGTGCAGGCGGTATGGGCTGGTATCTGAGAAGGACGGTCCAGCAAGTGCAGACCACGCGGGTTGCGGCAATTCTCATGTCCATCATAGCGCTCGTGGTTGTTTCTGAGGTCGTTTCGGCGTGGGCGAGAAGCAAGGTGAGAAGGGTGTAAAGGAACCACATGTCAAGGAAGTCGTCTTTTTTTCTGGTCTTTTTGTTGTCCCTGCTCGTGCATGGGTCCTGGGGATGGGCCGGCCTGCGAGTGGTTGGATCGGATTCGAACCTGGAACTCATGGCAAACCTCGTCATCGCCTTTGGTGCCAAGACGGGGATCTCCGTGGATCTCAGGGGCCCGGGTTCGCTGGAGGG
Protein-coding regions in this window:
- the phnE gene encoding phosphonate ABC transporter, permease protein PhnE is translated as MVEATIQQKTESIIAIRTRRKAIRYMVYVGLVFLVLWSIQSTIIEDTDWDRIGGLKSISQGVKRFVPPDFSLFGQLVKPTIETFMIAALGTMLAIVLAIPVSWFAAHNISPFLPVTYPIGRAIMTLSRSVHEIVWGLIFVSAVGLGAFPGIIAVGMRSIGFISKLTAEAIEDIDPGPVEAIKAVGGNWFQVVLYGIVPQILPVFIGNAIFQWDINIRRATIMGLVGAGGLGLTFHRQLVMYNYQGVTTVIIAILCLIGFGEVCSYYARKAII
- the phnE gene encoding phosphonate ABC transporter, permease protein PhnE, with translation MSGGGPQRTWSRFKYPQSLIRFGIYLLIVVFIGYSVDYLNVHLGRFTTMFGRLLDLFSHRYYPPEISYVLEKDYLEYVLETVKMAYLGALFGIVLSIPISWFASFNMTPSRRFLYPLGRFAIMLSRSVHEMIWAILFVTILGFGMLPGVMALTLFSLGFAGKLFSEEIEAINRGQVEAIRATGANRIQEFIYAVLPQVRVAWTGISIYTWDAAFRAATVVGFFGAGGMGWYLRRTVQQVQTTRVAAILMSIIALVVVSEVVSAWARSKVRRV